The Congregibacter litoralis KT71 genome contains a region encoding:
- the era gene encoding GTPase Era, producing the protein MSKKTRCGYVAIVGRPNVGKSTLLNHLLGQKLSITSRKPQTTRHQVLGIKTTDTAQMLFVDTPGIHGGEDRALNRFMNRTAGAAVAAVDIVVMVVDRGEWRDDDERVLRSCLASDAPLLLVVNKVDLEDNPNAILPSLESLAQRADFAALIPLSALRARNLEVLETEIVQRLPEGPFLFEEDEITDRSTRFLVAEIVREKITRQLGDELPYSTTVEIEEYGHENGIVHISAVILVERKGQKAILIGQKGSRLRQIGTDARQDIERLIDSKVMLNLWVKVRSGWADDERALRSLGYDDGR; encoded by the coding sequence ATGAGTAAAAAGACCCGCTGCGGTTACGTGGCTATCGTGGGGCGACCCAATGTGGGTAAGTCCACGCTGTTAAACCATCTCCTGGGACAAAAGCTATCCATCACGTCCCGCAAGCCCCAAACCACCCGACATCAGGTGCTGGGCATCAAGACCACAGATACGGCCCAAATGCTGTTTGTGGACACCCCGGGGATACACGGGGGAGAGGACCGCGCGCTCAACCGCTTTATGAACCGTACCGCCGGTGCCGCCGTTGCTGCGGTCGATATTGTGGTCATGGTGGTGGACCGGGGCGAATGGCGCGACGATGATGAGCGCGTGTTGCGCAGCTGCCTTGCCAGCGATGCGCCCCTGCTTCTGGTGGTCAACAAGGTGGATCTCGAAGACAACCCCAACGCTATTCTGCCCAGTCTGGAATCCCTGGCGCAGCGGGCGGATTTCGCTGCCCTGATTCCCCTGTCTGCACTTCGCGCCCGCAATCTCGAGGTCCTGGAGACAGAGATCGTCCAGCGCCTGCCCGAGGGGCCTTTTCTCTTTGAAGAGGACGAGATCACGGATCGCAGCACGCGTTTTCTGGTTGCTGAAATCGTGCGCGAAAAAATCACCCGGCAGCTGGGCGACGAACTGCCGTATTCCACCACCGTCGAGATCGAGGAGTACGGCCATGAAAACGGCATCGTGCATATCTCTGCGGTGATACTGGTGGAGCGCAAGGGACAGAAAGCGATTCTTATCGGCCAGAAGGGCAGCCGTCTGCGACAGATCGGCACGGACGCCCGGCAGGACATTGAGCGTCTTATCGACAGCAAGGTCATGCTGAACCTGTGGGTGAAAGTTCGCTCGGGCTGGGCCGATGATGAGCGCGCCCTGCGCAGTCTGGGTTATGACGATGGACGTTGA
- the recO gene encoding DNA repair protein RecO, whose product MRVQLEPCYLLHRRPFRDNSELLDVFSVAHGRLGLVARGLSRRRRGGSLGAVLQPFRPLLLSFSGKGELLTLTGAESGGALPPLHGDALLSAFYLNELLLRLLQRFEEQPAIFTAYGAAIGDLCDAANHEQERTVLEPALRRFEFRLLEELGYAVNLDVEASRGTPIREDGHYALVPEYGLREIEGDVCGSASSFTGEQIMAIADGRFDGEHAPAAKKMARALLQPQLGNAPLRSRSMFETARVQPSSDGGNHDVADIR is encoded by the coding sequence ATGCGTGTACAGCTCGAGCCCTGCTACCTCCTTCACCGACGCCCCTTTCGCGATAACAGCGAGCTCCTCGATGTCTTTTCTGTGGCACATGGCCGCCTGGGGCTGGTTGCCCGGGGCCTGAGCCGGCGGCGCCGCGGCGGCTCTCTGGGCGCGGTCCTGCAGCCCTTTCGTCCTCTGCTCCTAAGCTTTTCGGGTAAGGGGGAGCTTCTTACGCTCACGGGTGCCGAGTCCGGTGGAGCGCTGCCGCCACTTCACGGGGATGCCTTGCTCAGCGCGTTTTATCTCAATGAACTACTCCTGCGTCTGCTCCAGCGTTTTGAAGAGCAGCCCGCTATATTTACCGCCTATGGTGCCGCCATCGGCGATCTATGCGACGCCGCAAACCATGAGCAGGAGCGCACGGTGCTGGAACCCGCCCTGCGACGCTTTGAGTTTCGCCTCCTGGAGGAGCTCGGTTACGCCGTCAATCTGGACGTGGAGGCTTCCCGGGGCACGCCCATCCGCGAGGACGGTCATTACGCCCTGGTGCCGGAGTATGGCCTGCGGGAAATAGAGGGGGATGTTTGTGGAAGCGCGAGCAGTTTTACCGGGGAGCAAATCATGGCCATCGCCGACGGGCGCTTTGACGGTGAACACGCTCCGGCCGCAAAAAAGATGGCTCGGGCCCTGTTGCAGCCGCAGCTGGGCAATGCCCCCCTTCGCTCCCGGAGTATGTTTGAAACGGCGCGGGTGCAGCCGTCGTCTGACGGTGGCAATCACGATGTCGCTGACATAAGGTGA
- the rnc gene encoding ribonuclease III: MDAQQWLERQFGCRLNNDALLHQALSHRSVGSRNNERLEFLGDSVLGYVVSEELYRRFPDADEGQLSRLRVSLVKGSALAEVAREITLGEQLRLGVGERHGGGRRRNSILADSFEAILGAIVLDLGIEACRAAILKVFHARFEGLKLEQARKDPKTRLQELLQGSGRPLPEYVLRKATGEDHARIFTVACELADGREVAEGIGDSRRAAEQAAASAVLEQLGEP, encoded by the coding sequence ATGGACGCGCAGCAGTGGCTGGAGCGGCAATTCGGCTGTCGCCTGAACAACGACGCTTTATTGCACCAGGCCCTGTCCCATCGCAGCGTTGGGAGTCGTAACAACGAGCGCCTCGAGTTTCTCGGTGACTCCGTCCTCGGCTACGTGGTGAGCGAAGAGCTGTATCGGCGCTTTCCTGACGCCGACGAAGGACAGCTAAGCCGCCTGAGAGTGTCTCTGGTCAAAGGCAGTGCCCTGGCCGAAGTGGCCCGGGAAATTACCCTCGGAGAACAACTTCGCCTGGGTGTGGGCGAGCGCCATGGAGGCGGTCGTCGTCGCAATTCCATTCTTGCGGATTCCTTTGAAGCGATTCTGGGTGCCATTGTGCTGGACCTGGGTATCGAGGCCTGCCGCGCAGCGATTTTGAAGGTCTTCCACGCACGCTTCGAAGGACTGAAGCTTGAGCAGGCGCGGAAAGATCCCAAGACCCGGCTGCAGGAGTTGCTTCAGGGCAGCGGGCGCCCGCTACCGGAATACGTGCTTCGTAAGGCGACGGGGGAAGACCACGCTCGCATATTTACCGTCGCCTGTGAGCTTGCTGATGGCAGGGAAGTCGCCGAGGGCATCGGTGACAGCCGGCGCGCCGCGGAGCAGGCAGCCGCCAGCGCCGTTCTTGAACAATTGGGGGAGCCATGA